TAAAAAGCTAATTCTATCTCTTTCGCCTTTGACGAACAAATCCTTTGCCAAAAGCCAAATGGTATCAACATGAGTAGGCCACCTAGCTAAAGGAATAGAAGATAATCAAGAATCTTGGAGCACATTATAGACTCACCATTACCAATAGTCCATctaatattagaaaaaaaatatttggagtGTGAACGTATCTTCTTCCAGATTGAGTTGCCATTAGGAGGACAAGTAGGAtaagatataaaaaaataagattcATATTTTACTCTCATTGGAGTCCTTTATGTAGCACGCGCGCacgcatgagagagagagagagagagagagagagagagagaggtgtgaCTGCTTGTTGCAGCAAAACTCAAGCTTGGGGCTCAAAGTCTGATCCCAAGGAAAATTGATAGATTTTAATATGAGAAGTAGACGACAAATCCATTGTTTCTTAAGAAGATACATAATCCCTCTCTTTCAATTTAGTCACaagtttattttaattttaacatGGTACCTTATCAAATATTTTGATCCTCTCAACACTGTGAGGATAGCTAGTAACCAAGTTGACCCAACTTCTCGTAGGGTAGGGGATTGACATGGAAGAAAGAACCAATAACGTCCTTATTACTTAGCCttcccttcctttctcttctaCATGCTATGTTTCATTCCTTTCATGACACTCTATTGAGCTTTCATCTATACCTTATCAGAAATCTTTTTCTATTGTTTCCTCCCCCCTCCCCAGTAAAGCAGGTATCTCATACAATACGAATACGGATATtcccaacaaaatcaaaaaataataagcaACGGAGTGCCCAAGAATCTTTTTTCTATTGTTTACTGTTATCATTATATCACAAGGACATGATTATTTCAATACTTCTAAATGCTAGGTTCATGGTTTCACTTCTTGTTTACTTTCTTGGACTAGGAAGGATCAGGGGCAAGCAACCATGCTCAAGGCTGAAAATATTCAGAAAATGACAATGATATCCATATTGATTGAAGGATCCTGGTTCAATCCGATATACTTCCCAAAGGGTAGTCATATATCTTGCATAtgccaagaaaaaaaagtatTGGTTAGTaagtatttatattatattattgtcaTTATTTTCATTTCTCTAAAAGTTGGGAACTTTTACGGGGTTACGATGTCAATTAAGTTTAATCCGTCACACACTCTTGGCTGCAATTCCTCATTAGGGTTAAACAATGTTGGCTAACCATGAGTTCCCCTTACAGAGGTTAATTGTGTGCATGTAATCTTAATATAAAGTTCGAGAAGATCAAACCATTATGGCTAAAAGCTTTCAAAAAGGCCAATGAAGTTTTGGGCTTAGACATAAACTTTTTCGATGAAACCAGAGTTATTGTCAGAGAAGAGGACTAGACTTGGTGTGCCCAGTAGATCGAGGGTAAGTGGATAAACCGGCACATCATTTGGAGACATCATGCGAGGGCATCTACATCCTCGCTAGGTTATGTTTGTTTGTTTGGGTGCTATTGAGCTGGCATCTTGGTATTAGCCTATGAAGGAGTCCTTTTGAATTGGTCTGATCTAAGCTTGGTTTGCTTTTCAATATTGGATTGCACGAGTGCTGGATTGACCAATCATATACTGTTTTAAAAACCATAGAAGTTTACAATCATCTAATTTTTCCTATGGAAGTGATGTCGAGTTCAAATCCATGACTAATCAATTTATTGGCGACACATATGAGGTATGTGTGGTTATAAGTATTACAGCTTAGAATCATGCACAATTTCGTCTATTATAGTATATACAATATTGGATATCACAACTGCCACATATTGCATGCACGATCTTGATATGATATCACAACCGCCGGATTTTGCATGCACAATCTTATTATGATATCTCAGAtcaattttcaaaaattataggATCTGATTGTCATATTTAAAATTAGTATTTGtatcaaattataaaattttgctattgtattatactatatctgATCCTTAGTATCTTTTCCataattatgaattttattgttatattcTACTATATTTGGAGACTCAATTTGTATATAAAGCATATCAGTACTATGAACAGAACAAGACAATTTAAATCATATGTCCAATAcaaatttttcattatttttcaatAAGTTCTCATTTGGTATAACATTTTCACAACTATATGTAATCGAAAACAAAAGGACTTCCATGTGGAGCTTGgccattttaattttttctttcgcAGCAGGAACAAGAGCaaagtaaagaaaaataaatataaccaTTAATTGGAAATACAAATCCTCAGTTTGCAGCAAGCACCGCAAATGGGCCGGGCAGACACAGGCTCACAGCTACTGAACCCATCCATGATTCATGGCCTTATTCATCTGCTTTCAAGTTAGTTTTAGCCTTCCGCATCAGAAATTATCAGATAGCTCAAATCTATCATGAATTTAGAGTGAAATCATCTTAGCtaaatttaatttattcttaTAAGATGGATTCATCTCATTTTAGGTTTACGGTGGATTTGATTCGTCAAATAATTTTTTGACTGGCTTCTTCGAGCCGCATCGGTGGACCCCGACAAAATTATTCGTACCATGTACCGCACAAAATCTACGTGCGGGAACCGATCATCCGTCCACTTTTCCATCATAAGCGATTTCTGTCTTCGTTGACGTGTTTGATGGGGCCCACATAGCCGGTCCAAAGGCAGACGCCATCATCCCCCTTCGTTGACTTAAAAAATGCCGTTCGTTTTCCCCCAAAAAGTACCCTCCATCCAACCATGACAAGATTCTACGCGATCTCAAACCACGGTGGTGGAGCAGCATGATAAAATTTCAACTATGCAGGCTAAGTATTAAGCAcgaatcacttttttttttttagaaaaatcctACTATAATGATCAAGTAAATTCAAGATAGAAAGCACGCGGTTAGTAAGATGCGAAGCGGCTGCTTCACAACATCTATCGTATGCACTTCTTATCAAGCTATATATATCTACAGTAGCATTTTTTCTAGCCCAAATTTTGTTTGGAAGAACCATGGGTCTGTCCCATGGTGGATATCCTGCACATCTCCAGGTATACTCCATATCACCAGAAAGgcgaaaacttttttttttttttttcggaaacGGTTTGCGCTTCTCAAGGTGGATCGGCTGGTTAGGTCAACCCAGCAACGCCTGGTGGTGCGCTCCGTGCGACACGTACCAAGAATTCGATTTTGTAGCAAAATTGTTGGAGAAAACTACCCTGCTTAACCGACTTACCCAAGTAATCTTCTCTTACGTGGCACCCAAAGAAAGGCCCAACCACAGTTATTCACGCAAATCATGCCGAACGCAGAAGTTTGTATGTATGGCTTGGGCCGTGTAGTGGTATCTATGTTTTAAATCTTTGGTTCCCCCTGGTTCGAGTTACGTGTCCAAGCTCCGTATTAGCCGCCGTCCATTGCCCTCCTTTCTTCCCCAGCTCTCTCTCTGTGTTTATAATGGACCTCCGCCATCATGACAAGGACACGCGTTCCTACCACAAAGATTTAAAAATTAGAGCAAGGAAATAGGAGAGCCGCATTGCCAATCACCGcttctttctttccattcccAGATCCCAATACCCTCGCCCTTCCGTCTTATTCCATCCATCCCTAGGCATTGCCTTCCGTCTTCATGGATTCTCTCCGGCGATCCTTCAAATCACACGGCTCGCACAAGTACTCCTCCTCCCGGACCTTCTCCTCTGCCGACCACGAGGAGCAGCCCATCCTCTTCGAGGAGCCGCCCGACGACGGCGACCGCCGTGAGGTCGTCGTCAAGATCGATGGAACCAGCCGCGACGTCTTCTACCAACCCTCCGCCCCCTCCTCCATCCACATTGCGGACAGtaataacaataacaataacGGCAAGGTATGGAGGGAATCCAGCTACGAATTCTGGAGGGAAACCGGCGCCGGACCAAGAGAAGGATCGCGGGACGGCAGCGGCAGCGGCAGCGGCAGCGGATTCAGCTTCCAAAGCCGGCAGCCGCGGCCGATGCCGGAGATCGGAGAGGACCCGCCGTCGCGGCTGATCAGCTCGTTCCTCCAGAAACAGCGGGCCTCCGGCGCCGACATGGCCCTCGACATGGACCTCGAGATGGAGGAGCTCAAGAAGCCCTCCTCGAACGGCTCCAAGGAGCTCCGCGTCTCCTTCCAGAACCCCTCCGCCGAGCCGCCCTCCTCCCGCCGCTCCTACCGCTCCCCCTCCTCATCCGATGACGACGACGACCACGACTCCCGCCGCCTCAAGACCTCCCCCAGCGCCACCGCCCGCGACCCTGCCGGCGGCGAGGTCCTCCGCTGCACCTCCAACTCTTCCTTCACCGCCCCCTCCACCATCCTCCGCGCCAAGACCCGCTCCCGCCTCATGGACCCGCCCCCCCCGTCCGCCGTCGACGACGACAAGAAGTCCGGCCGGTTCCCCCGCTCCGGCCCGCTCAAGTCCGGCATCCTCAAGTCCGGCATCCTCGGCAAGTCCCAGGCCGGCTACGACGAAGACGACGAGGACCCCTTCGCGGACGAGGACATCCCCGACGAGTTCAAGCGCGCAAAATTCGATTTCCTCACCATCCTCCAGTGGTTGAGCCTCATCCTCATCGTCGCCGCCCTCGCCTGCAGCCTCTCCATCCCCGCCCTCGAGCGGCAGAGCGTGTGGAGCCTCCATCTCTGGAAGTGGGAGCTGCTTGTTTTCGTGCTCATCTGCGGCCGCCTCGTCTCCGGCTGGTTCATTCGCATCGTCGTCTTCTTCATCGAGCGCAACTTCACCCTCCGCAAGCGCGTGCTCTACTTCGTCTACGGCGTCCGGAAGGCGGTGCAGAATTGCCTCTGGCTCGGCCTCGTCCTCATCTCCTGGCACTACATGTTCGACAAGAATGTTGCGCGGGAGACCAAGAGCAAGACCCTCCCTTATGTCACCAAGGTGCTCTTCTGCCTCCTGGTGGCCTGCGTCTTCCGCCTCATCAAGACCCTGCTCGTCAAGGTCCTCGCGTCGTCCTTCCATGTGAGCACCTACTTCGACCGCATCCATGAAGCCCTTTTCAATCAGTATGTTATCGAGACGCTCTCCGGGCCGCCGCTGGTGGAGCTCCAGAATGCCCAGTACGAGGAGGACCGGATGATGGCCGAGGTCCAGAAGCTCCAGAATGCAGGCGTCACCATACCGAGCGACCTCCAGGCAGCTGCGCTGCCGAGCAAGAGCGGCCGGGTGATCGGGACCGGGGGGACTAGCCGTGAGGTGACGCAGAGGAGCATGCAGATCGGGAAGAGCATCAAGCTCTCGGGGCCGGTTTCGAGGAAAGATGCCAgccggcagcagcagcagcagcaacagcaggaggagggcttcacgaTTGACCAGCTCCACAAGCTCAACCAGAAAAACGTTTCGGCTTGGAATATGAAGAGGCTGATGAGGATCGTAAGGCACGGGACGCTCACGACCCTCGATGAGCAGGCTGCACAGGAGAGGGGGATGGACGAAGCAGCAATGCAGATACAGAGCGAGTACGAGGCAAAGGCCGCTGCCAAGAAGATCTTCAATAATGTGGCCAGGCCTGGTGCCAAGTAAGTCCTTGCTTTACTTGTTAATTTGGTTGTCATTTTATCAAGCATCTTTGTGCACCCGGCTGTTAGGCTGTCCCTTTCCATTTGGTTGACCTGCTTGTTCATGAATGATCGAATCAACTGTGCTAGTAAAGTGTTTTTGCAGCCTACGAAACAAAAAATGCTTTTTCTTATCTCCTAGAAACTTGGTAAGTGAATCATCAAATCCATCACCATGCATTGCATCTGATGTGTTCtgccttcttcccaacaatctcaCAGTTCGCTAGTGCTTCTTTAGTTATCAAGATATAGAGGCCATATTGCGAGAAACTGTCTTAACAAGCTTAAAGGGAAAATAATATCCTCGTATCCTTACTGatttaactaattttatcaCCATAATGAGCTCCAACATGGTAATTTCCTTTgttattaattaaatttttgtgGCTTTGCTTTGTgctcttttattatttattatttgatagGCTAATAGAGGACGCAGCCAAAACAATGTACCATAAGAGACAACAAGTCTTTTTCATATATGTGAGCCTGGATTAGTTGTTCCTACTTAGCCACTGTTTCATGTCAAAGATAATCTTCTCTGGATGCTAACCTCTCTGTTATGACATTTTAACCTGATTTCAGACCCTTCTTTCTGGTCTCATCTTTGGTGTATAAAGTGAGCTATCATATCAGACCAAACAATTTCCCTTTCCTCCGATATTTATTGGTGCTGCACCTAGGCTTTCTTTGTACTGTATTTTTCTTCTCTAGTCGTTATTAGTTTTGCTAAATATGCACCTTATTATTCTGTTCGTCTCCCATTGCTCGTTTCCCTTCCTATGATTTCCaaaattcttgatttttttatgcATTTGTGACACTGCGTTGTAAGCTATGCACTGGTGGCTTATGCACATTGATTTCTTGTTGTTCTTGGAGCGATCTGCACAAATCCAACTTGGACCAGGCCTCCCGCAGTTGCAATCCTCTCTCATAAGCTATAGATGACAAGAGGGGGAAAATAGTGTTTACACACCTTGAAGCTCAATTCCAAGCAGGTGACCTGAAACCGGTGCCCcctgttttttgtttttcttttaggtAGGGGATGTGAAGTGTCGGGCACTTTAATCCTTGTTGTAAATATATTGTTAAGATTTAATGCcttatttaaatgattatgctgGAATTATAATAGGAAACTATTAGTATAATTTGTGATATTTAAGCAAGTCTTGGGAATCTATTAGGTTGATGTGGTAACGGCCTTGATTGGACTTCCTTGAAACTTAgggcatgtttttttttaaaaaaaaaaacagaaacatgAAATCCatttctgaaaatatgtttggttaccctatttttgtttttatgttttttaacaACTCccattatttctagaaaaagtgaaaaaatttcacctccattttcttttgaaagtGGGTTTTTATCCTTCTCCTCCCATCCCCTTTTCTTCTACCCAATCTCATCCTTGGATCCGTCGCCCTCGCCCAACCATACCAGCTCCTCGGGCCTTGCCGACTATCTCTCCGTCCCACGTTGAGCTATTCCTCGTCTCTAGTTGCATCGTTCGCTCCATTcccactttcttttcttttgccaCTCCCTTGACTACCTCTTCGCTCGACGTCGAGCTCTGCCTTTTCCTTGTCCACATTGCTAGCCCCATCCCTCCTCCCTCTATCTTGTCGCCGATCAGATCGCCGACCCTcattgtaaaaaaaaatgaaacaaacaTATTTTCTGTTGTCagaaatctgaaaaaaatagaaatagaatTTCTGTTTccaatttcttttttaaaaagaaatgtgACAATGATGCCGAACGACTGGCTTCCAGATTGAAAAATTGGTGGAAGGGGGgagggagaaagagggagagaggaagagaaagagagggaggaagggagggagagagtggCTGGCCGCAACTGGAAGAGGGGCAAAGGAGGGGAAAGAGAGGGCTTTTGAAGCCCTCTCTCCTTCGTGCGTTGGAACAGAGGGCCCCTATTGTTTCGAAGTCCTCTCTTCTCCGTGCGTCGGAACAGGGGGGCCCCTATTTCGAAGCAAAGCAGGGGCTTCCACccctttttatattatttttttgaaatttttaagcGAAATCAGCTTCCACATTGCCGACTcacttaaaaaatttcaaaaaaaaataagtgaAGTTTGCAGtggttgccgacttcacttaaaaaattaaaaaaaagtaaaaagggGCAAAAGCCTCTGTTTCGTTCAAAATAGGAGCTCCGACCCCGTTCCAATACATAGAGGAGAGAGGGCTTCaaactctctctccccctccctcgccCTTGTTCCGACCgccctctcctctctccctcccttcctccctctctctcattccctctctctttttctctctccttcttccttccgGTTTTGCCTGTCGGTTCACACTGGGACGATATGGCACGGGGATTTACTGTACCATCCCACTAGCCAATCGGCACGGATGCTTGTTCTAGTACTGCCTTTCTTGATTTAATCATTGCGTAAATTGGTAAATGTATTGTGTGTGGAGTCTACAATGTGAATGCGACAAGTCTCATTATTGTGTAGTCAATGCTACCTTTTTTGTTAGCCATACCAGTCAGTATCGCGCATAACGGCTGTACTATTTCATATCGGTATGTGGTACAGAAGATGTACCATCACTTAGTACGCCAAACTGGATACCGTACTGAGCGTACCAACAATATAATAGGATGGCACATGTACGGAATCTGGTACAGAAATGGTGAACCTTGATCTTGTGTATGTGAGAGGGGGGGACTGTAGGGGATGGATTGATGCCTTTTGGAGATGAGAATAAATCCATACATTTGTTCCACAAGTTTCATCACCTCTGCCAACATGGTCCAAAATTTCGTGGTGAGTATAGAAATATGTAGTAAACATGACTATTAAAGATATTCTTCATTTTCAAGAATCCTTGGGACATTTAAATTCTCATAAATTCCTTGTATGCTTCTGTAATTAAAAATGGAAGAAACCATAAGGGAATGCTCTTCAATGTGGCATAGATAGAAGGTTCGCTAGCATCTTTTCTGAATTATAGTTTATTCCCTTTTCTATCTGGCTGTCAATTGTTGCTTCATCAATGGCATGGTTGAGGTGTACTTTTCAGGTATATCTACTTGGAGGACCTTAAGCGATTCATGAGGGAAGATGAAGCTCTGAGGACAATGAGCTTCTTTGAAGGAGCTCAAGAAAAACAAAGGGTTAGCAGGAAGGCTCTGAAGAGTTGGGTGGTAATGATATCTTCCTTTTGTCCTTCACAAGATCTCATTGCATTAAGTTTTCTTAAGACTAGGCATAGATGCTATAAAATTTTGTTTCCTGGTGTGCAGATTAATGCGTTTAGAGAACGCAGGGCCCTTTCTTTGACACTGAATGACACGAAAACTGCAGTGAACAAACTCCACCAAATGGCAAATGTAACTGTGGGCATCATTATATTTGCTCTGTGGCTAATTATTCTGGGCCTTGCAACCACCCATTTCTTTTATCTCATTAGTTCTCAGCTTTTATTGGTGGTATTTATTTTTGGCAACACTTTGAAGATGGTCTTTGAAGCTATTATTTTCTTGTTTGTGATGCATCCCTTTGATGTTGGTGATCGTTGTGAAATAGAAGGTGTTCAGGTAAAAAAGGCACCAAATTAATCATGTTTACTTGTGGCTTTGTTTCAATTCTCATACATGAGTTACtgaaatttattttctaattttcagATGATTGTTGAGGAGATGAATATATTGACAACAATTTTTCTGAGGTATGACAACCAGAAGATAATCTATCCAAACACTGTACTAGCTACCAAATTTATTGGCAACTTTTATCGAAGCCCAGATATGGGGGAGTCAATTGACTTCTGTGTTCATGTTGCAACTCCAGTCGAGAAACTCGCCAAAATGAGGGAAAGGATAATAGGGTAAGACTAAGAGTTAATGCTTTTCTGACCTAAAATTTTTAGGTGACTGCTGTCAGTTACTAATATTTATTAGATTTAGTATATCCTTTGTCACTTTTATTCTTCCTATAGAGTAGAAataaaaaggagttttcaatctGGAGAGTGTATAACTCTGTTGTCTCTACATCCTTGCTCCAGTTAGTTAAACCTTCAAAGCTGAAACTGTGGTTCAAGTAACATAATCTTTTGGATGGGTGCAATGTCATCATGCTATTTTGTTAGAGAACTTACAATAAGAAGAAATTGAGTAAATGAAATCTGAACTGATTAAGCAAACTTTTACATAAATAAAAGTCTTATGTCCAAGTCGGACTATTCACTGCTGATCATGACTTATGAACCCAAGACATCGGTTACACTACTTGATTAAATTGATGATAATGCCAATCACATTCCTTCTTGGCTTGTTTTTTACTCTTATTTATAATGTATAAATTCATGTATTCCATACTTAATGTAATAAATTACTTCATATTGTCCTTCCAATGTatgaataagaaaaagaagattatACTCAAAGCAGTAGAACTACATGCTTTAGTAAAATATGTTGCAGCAAGCACCAATCTATGATGCCAATGGTGCATTGAATCTCCAATAAGATTTTAATTAGAAAGAACTTTGAGGAGAGGACaggaaaaaaagaagtggtATAAAAATATTGAAATCTCTGTAGTAGATAATGCATTTGGAGCTTAAAACAATGAAATCATTATTCAAACTAACTTCTTATTCATTTGAATAACATTTTCATTTTCAACTTTGACTGTTGCTCTATAGCAGGCTTTTGATGGGA
Above is a genomic segment from Phoenix dactylifera cultivar Barhee BC4 chromosome 2, palm_55x_up_171113_PBpolish2nd_filt_p, whole genome shotgun sequence containing:
- the LOC103708726 gene encoding mechanosensitive ion channel protein 6-like, with the translated sequence MDSLRRSFKSHGSHKYSSSRTFSSADHEEQPILFEEPPDDGDRREVVVKIDGTSRDVFYQPSAPSSIHIADSNNNNNNGKVWRESSYEFWRETGAGPREGSRDGSGSGSGSGFSFQSRQPRPMPEIGEDPPSRLISSFLQKQRASGADMALDMDLEMEELKKPSSNGSKELRVSFQNPSAEPPSSRRSYRSPSSSDDDDDHDSRRLKTSPSATARDPAGGEVLRCTSNSSFTAPSTILRAKTRSRLMDPPPPSAVDDDKKSGRFPRSGPLKSGILKSGILGKSQAGYDEDDEDPFADEDIPDEFKRAKFDFLTILQWLSLILIVAALACSLSIPALERQSVWSLHLWKWELLVFVLICGRLVSGWFIRIVVFFIERNFTLRKRVLYFVYGVRKAVQNCLWLGLVLISWHYMFDKNVARETKSKTLPYVTKVLFCLLVACVFRLIKTLLVKVLASSFHVSTYFDRIHEALFNQYVIETLSGPPLVELQNAQYEEDRMMAEVQKLQNAGVTIPSDLQAAALPSKSGRVIGTGGTSREVTQRSMQIGKSIKLSGPVSRKDASRQQQQQQQQEEGFTIDQLHKLNQKNVSAWNMKRLMRIVRHGTLTTLDEQAAQERGMDEAAMQIQSEYEAKAAAKKIFNNVARPGAKYIYLEDLKRFMREDEALRTMSFFEGAQEKQRVSRKALKSWVINAFRERRALSLTLNDTKTAVNKLHQMANVTVGIIIFALWLIILGLATTHFFYLISSQLLLVVFIFGNTLKMVFEAIIFLFVMHPFDVGDRCEIEGVQMIVEEMNILTTIFLRYDNQKIIYPNTVLATKFIGNFYRSPDMGESIDFCVHVATPVEKLAKMRERIIGYMENKKEHWYPGPSVVLRDVDDMNRLKISIWMRQRINFQNMGLRWERRELVLEETIRILRDLDIEYRMLPLDVNVRDMPAVTSIRVPSSWSIFN